The nucleotide sequence GAACGCCAGCTGCACGGCAGATTATTTTTAGCGCCTAATTTTACTTATGTAAAGAGTGAGCCGGCTATAGAAAGATTAACAAGTTTTATAGAACATGTTACAAATTCCGGACACTTTAAGCACATCTTTTTGATGACCTCGGACGTATATTGGAAGGAATTCGAACAGCGTTTAAGTGGACAACTTTTTTGGGTGCCGGCTCTGCCGCTTGATAACATGGATGAAAACTATAAGCTTGAAGTTGTAAAAGAACAGGTAAAACCTTTATTTCAGCTTATTTTTAACGATTGGCAAAGAAGTATAAATTCGTAATATTTACCACATGTCATATTGACATTAAAAGACAACATAAGCTATCATGTTTATGTCCTAGTAATATGTGTGTAAAAGTCCGGATGGACCGTCATTTACAGCATAAGGGGGGGAAAACAATGTCAAAGGAAGATATTTCAAGACGTCAGTTCTTAAACTACACATTAACTGGCGTTGGCGGATTTATGGCTGCCGGCATGCTTATGCCAATGGTCCGTTTCGCCCTTGATCCGATTTTAAAAGAGGGTTCAGATCAAGAAATGGTAGCGGTTACGAGCGTTGAAGAACTAGCGAACGAACCAAAGCGTTTCGATTTTAAAATCAAACAAAAAGATGGCTGGTACGAGTCTGATGTAACTCAATCTGCCTGGGTTTATAAAGCGAAGAATGGTGATATCATAGCACTTTCTCCGATCTGTAAACATCTAGGTTGTACGGTAGACTGGAATACAGATCCATCGCACCCTAACCAATTCTTCTGTCCTTGCCACTTAGGCCGTTATACAAAGGATGGAACGAACGTTAAGGGTACGGCACCTCTTGCACCGCTGGATGTATATGACAGCCAGGTGAAAGATGGAAAGCTTTATTTAGGAAAGGCAAAACCAAGAAAGGGGGCGTAATGAATGCTACAAAAGATTTATGACTGGGTAGATGAGCGCCTGGATATTACGCCGCTTTGGAGAGATGTTGCAGACCATGAAGTACCTGAACACGTAAACCCCGCACATCATTTTTCTGCGTTTGTTTACTGTTTTGGTGGACTAACCTTCTTCATCACGGTTATCCAAATTCTTTCAGGTATGTTCTTAACCATGTACTATGTGCCTGATATCGTGAATGCTTGGGAATCCGTATATTACCTGCAAAATGAAGTGGCATTTGGAGTTATCGTACGCGGAATGCACCATTGGGGCGCAAGCCTTGTTATCGTAATGATGTTTCTACATACATTGCGCGTATTTTTCCAGGGAGCTTATAAAAAGCCAAGAGAGTTAAACTGGGTTGTTGGAGTACTTATTTTCTTTGTTATGTTAGGTTTAGGTTTCACAGGTTATCTATTGCCTTGGGATATGAAAGCGCTATTCGCAACTAAAGTAGGTATCGAGATTGCTATGACGATTCCTGTAGTTGGTCCTATCGCTAAAACATTCCTTGCCGGCGGAGAGATTATCGGAGCACAGACGCTTACGCGATTCTTTGCGATTCACGTATTCTTCCTTCCTGCAGCATTGTTAGGTCTAATGGGTGCCCACTTCTTAATGATCCGTAAACAAGGTATTTCCGGACCGTTGTAAAAACAAACATAAGATTTAAAGTTTCATAAGAGCAAAGGAGGGAAATATATGCATCGCGGTAAAGGAATGAAGTTTGTCGGTGACTCTCGTGTCCCTGCTGAGCGCAAGCCGAATATCCCTAAAGACTATTCGGAGTTTCCAGGGAAAACGGAAGCGTTCTGGCCAAACTTTCTTTTAAAAGAATGGATGGTAGGAGCTGTATTCTTGATTGGATACCTTGTACTGACAATCGTCCATGAATCTCCGTTGGAGAAAAAAGCAGATCCTACCGATGCTGGATATATTCCTCTACCAGACTGGTACTTCCTATTTTTATACCAGCTTCTGAAGTACAAGTATGCGGCAGGGGATTATGTTCTTATCGGTACTGTTATCATACCGGGTCTTGCATTTGGTGCGTTAATGTTGGCGCCATTCCTGGATACAGGTTTAGAGCGACGACCTTCTAAACGTCCGATCGCAACAGGATTAATGTTACTAGGTTTGATTTCTGTTACATATTTAACATGGGAATCCGTTGTGACACACGATTGGGAGAAAGCAAAGACTCAAGGTAAGATTGTCGATGTAAGTTTTGATGAAAACGATCCTGGATATAAGATTTACCAACAGCAGAGCTGTGTAGGCTGTCACGGTAACACCTTATCAGGCGGAGCATCTGGACCATCATTGATTGGAACAGGATTAAAGCCAGAAGAAATCATGAAAATCGCAAAAGAAGGTAAGCCACCAGGCATGCCGCCTAATGCGTTTAAAGGTTCTGATGATGAGCTGAAACAATTAGCTGAATTCATCTCCAAACTAGAACAGAAGTAACAGTTAGAAGCCGGCTCGGTATGGGTCGGCTTTTTTTCTGAAAAGAAAAGGAGTTATGTTCATGTCATGGATACGAACAATCATTATGGAACGTTGGTTTTTAATCACTCTTCTATGGATCAACATTTTTGGCACGATCTATGGATACTATTGGTATCTTTATCAGCTTCAAGAAACTCCTTGGTATTTTTTGCCGTTCGTTCCTGATAGCCCGACAGCTTCATTGTTTTTTGTATTTGTAATCATCGGTTTTTTAACAAAGATACA is from Fictibacillus sp. b24 and encodes:
- a CDS encoding ubiquinol-cytochrome c reductase iron-sulfur subunit; translated protein: MSKEDISRRQFLNYTLTGVGGFMAAGMLMPMVRFALDPILKEGSDQEMVAVTSVEELANEPKRFDFKIKQKDGWYESDVTQSAWVYKAKNGDIIALSPICKHLGCTVDWNTDPSHPNQFFCPCHLGRYTKDGTNVKGTAPLAPLDVYDSQVKDGKLYLGKAKPRKGA
- the qcrB gene encoding menaquinol-cytochrome c reductase cytochrome b subunit; amino-acid sequence: MLQKIYDWVDERLDITPLWRDVADHEVPEHVNPAHHFSAFVYCFGGLTFFITVIQILSGMFLTMYYVPDIVNAWESVYYLQNEVAFGVIVRGMHHWGASLVIVMMFLHTLRVFFQGAYKKPRELNWVVGVLIFFVMLGLGFTGYLLPWDMKALFATKVGIEIAMTIPVVGPIAKTFLAGGEIIGAQTLTRFFAIHVFFLPAALLGLMGAHFLMIRKQGISGPL
- a CDS encoding menaquinol-cytochrome c reductase cytochrome b/c subunit — translated: MHRGKGMKFVGDSRVPAERKPNIPKDYSEFPGKTEAFWPNFLLKEWMVGAVFLIGYLVLTIVHESPLEKKADPTDAGYIPLPDWYFLFLYQLLKYKYAAGDYVLIGTVIIPGLAFGALMLAPFLDTGLERRPSKRPIATGLMLLGLISVTYLTWESVVTHDWEKAKTQGKIVDVSFDENDPGYKIYQQQSCVGCHGNTLSGGASGPSLIGTGLKPEEIMKIAKEGKPPGMPPNAFKGSDDELKQLAEFISKLEQK
- a CDS encoding YpiF family protein; the encoded protein is MKWKTKDADVFLKSGEYVDSLLIPLTPVSFTQDFKSSVTMAEYTELLCGEMERQLHGRLFLAPNFTYVKSEPAIERLTSFIEHVTNSGHFKHIFLMTSDVYWKEFEQRLSGQLFWVPALPLDNMDENYKLEVVKEQVKPLFQLIFNDWQRSINS